A section of the Citrus sinensis cultivar Valencia sweet orange chromosome 8, DVS_A1.0, whole genome shotgun sequence genome encodes:
- the LOC102624249 gene encoding CASP-like protein 5A2: protein MNVSHASVHPVEDPPTTEGGNAPRVRMKDIQGMPATPGGLALRVSQFIFAVAALCVMATTSDFPSVTAFCFLVAAAGLQSLWSLSLAIVDIYALSVMRSLQNSRIVNLFTVGDGITSTLTFAAACASAGITVLIDNDLQSCSQNHCIQFETATAMAFISWFTALPSFLLNFWSLASR, encoded by the exons ATGAACGTGAGCCACGCGTCGGTTCACCCGGTTGAAGATCCTCCAACTACAGAAGGTGGGAATGCCCCGAGAGTGAGGATGAAGGACATACAGGGCATGCCGGCGACGCCTGGTGGGCTGGCTTTGCGTGTATCTCAATTTATCTTTGCTGTTGCAGCACTTTGTGTGATGGCCACCACTAGCGACTTTCCTTCGGTCACTGCTTTCTG CTTCCTTGTTGCGGCTGCTGGCTTGCAGAGTTTGTGGAGCCTTTCACTGGCAATTGTAGATATTTATGCCCTTTCAGTGATGCGATCGTTGCAGAATAGTAGAATTGTCAACTTGTTCACTGTTGGTGATGGG ATAACATCTACTCTTACATTTGCTGCAGCATGTGCTTCAGCCGGCATCACAGTTCTTATTGACAATGATCTTCAAAGCTGTTCCCAGAATCATTGCATACAGTTTGAAACTGCAACAGCCATGGCCTTCATTAGCTGGTTTACCGCTTTACCATCTTTTCTGTTAAATTTTTGGTCATTGGCATCTCGATGA